The sequence AATCCACGCCCATGTTGTATTATTTTAACACATAAGATAGTCACTTCATTGGTAGTTGCATATAACAGTTGTCAGTTATAACAGGTGATGCAATGTATTGAGTGTGTGatccaaatataatttttttttttctttttttaactgtgtctAACCATGGGAATCAATGTTCTCTTCCATccaagcgatttttttttttttttttttttttttttttttttttttttttttcctgtagcttacaacccccccccccccccgtaatatAGTGTACCTCCTAGGCAAAACTTCTTCTTTCttctaagcctcgtacacacgcacggttttctcggcaagaaagctgcttGCTTTTGCCGagaaccagtcgtgtgtatggtttttcgcctggaatctcaacgagaaaaatagagaacctgctctctatttttctctgcagtgtttcctgctgagaaaaccgtgtgtgtacgaggcttgtatGCTTACCTtgtacccgcgcatgctcaaagtcTTTGAACGCCTGTGCGGTAGCAAACAAgagtagtgtagggtgtagcaagatggcggcgacggcatcgaatgtgataagCGCATGCtcgcgttcttttgaatggccgtgtgtacacagggcAAGGCTAGCTTGCCGGGAATCCCATTGGGAAAGCaaaagtgttttatttttatttttttccagacggGATtcccgcccgtgtgtacagggctttagagggaAATTCCCCTCAAtatgggagatttcctttcactatgACAAGAAGtctgtctctccctctccctctccctctctctccaagATTTTCACTGAACAGGGATTCCCACACGTGCTCACTAAATCCATCTATCGCCAGTTTAACTTACCGTTTTAAAGAGCTGCTGTAGAACATTGTTTTATACAGCATGGAGTCCTTTAGTGTAAATCGGTAGTCTCCAAACTGGGGTCAGATGCGACCCTTTTGCTTACCTTTATCCAGGGCAtgaggcataattcctgccactgacaccaacgatggggcataattTCTTCTACTGACAACAaaaataggacactattccttcagacaccaactatttctcccactaataccaaaaaTCTGGCGTTGTTTATTCCCACTAGGCACATTTCACCCCTCtaatgtctgaaggacagtaaactggccatttctttagaaagtttggagacccctgggctagggttgccacctgtccgggtttGACACATGTGCCTGGGTTTCCACCCGCTAGAGACCCGGGCACACATTACACCATCCTGTGGCCAGTGTCAGCCGGATCTCTGTCCCCGGCCGCAACATCTAGAGGGGCGGCGCGCTCGCTATCACTGTCACACAGCGGTGCGCTCTGAGCCAGCGGGTGCCCTGTGTTCAGCCAAACGGGCCATGTGCGGGGAGGGCCGGGCGGCAGACATGGGGGTCTGTGACTGGCCCTGCAGATCTGGTCACATGCGGGGGCTGGACTGTTTCGATAATCGTGCCTGCTTGCTCCCAGAGTCCTGCCTCACAGTCACGATGTGTGTCTCCTGAGGTCTCATCTGCTCTGTCAGCTTGCCCACCCACCTCTGtatatctttctctctcctcaGGGGGTGGGGACCCCTTGGGgatggctgtatggggccccaataattgctaacagcagccctgtgagTGAGTACACCAGTTTGGATGTGTCCTGAATCCTGTGTCTTGTCGACACACTTCTCCCCAAGGGCTCCCCACACAATGGAAggcaggggacactgatgggtgggttCCCTGATCTAATAGAGGGGGGCTGATAAAGGGAAGGGGAGTCTGTGGGGAGGGagatggactgtgtcagtagggcagtggatggtaccAGTAGTTACCATCCACGCTAAGCGTGACCCATTATTGCTCTCCTCCAGGTCTTTAAAatcatatagtgtataccacaaaaaaattgccatgtgccgctaaagtgttcgggtttggcttgaggaaaaggtggcaaccctaccctggGCTGGTGCAAATGATGGAGTTGAGTGTGAATCCCTGCTACCTCTGTCTGGATTTCAGACTTAAACTGGAATGTAAACGTGTTGGATAGTTAGGATAGAGCTGGAAATAGTTAAAGCTTTTTGTCTAGTTTTTcctactgtgtctccattggagagatttccccttgCTTCCTGTTAAGGACAAGACATTTTGGTAAATCTCCCTAGTGAGGATATGAAGAAAACGTTAATCAATAATCACACTTTTATTAGAGTGGGGAAGagttagaaaatttgaaaatgttttactgctgtctgtaccTTCCTCTCCCAGGAATAACCACTTCCCTCATTTGTTCCGATGTCACAGAATTGAGAGAAAACCAGAAATGTTAATTCCGTACTCTATTCAAAGCTTAAAGGCGTTCTATGATCACATCATACACATTCATTTTATAACCTCAGtattgtaataacaatacaaaaaaatagtttattttgacattccaatataagcttacttgaaaaatctcctttcatgtggGGAaatctgcctgtctgctggccatctttCTACAATGTCCTGAATTCCCTGCATGCATTGCAGCTTCTCCTTTGCTGTGTACTTTCGATTtttaaggactatatatcccatggtactttGCTGAccgcaagcagtgattcctgtacagCCTCCTTCTCCTGAAACTCCTCTCTCAggacctctgtagttcagaaggcaggtgtTTTATCAGATTAGGTGACCCGCCAGAATTTGTAACGGCAGTGATGTTCCAtcactgccatcttgctacaccccacactcagccccagtaaggatacagtgaaaaGGCACCCACCGGAGtcatgcatttcacacttatattTAACAGTAAATGGAGGTTATAAAGTGACATTCTTCTAACTGTTTAGATGTTCGATTTTAAAAGAGGCGGCAATCCTGCTGATGTCACTGGTTTCCTAATCTGACAGATCACCTCTGATTtaaaaattcaacatgtaaacagtccgtcggatttctaagtactgtatttcaccagCTCAGTTTTATCCAATTATGTATTTAAATCTATGCCCTACTATTGTGTCGTTTTGTTGTGACCTGTAttgatttttggatttattagagATTTTATTGCATAGACATGTGTTTTTATGTAATCTGAGCATTGGTAATGATCTGCAAAACTTCAAGTAGCAGTAAATGACTTTGGGATAAACACAGGTGTCAGATATACGATGTTTAGTGGGGCCTGTCATGTCACATCCCAGTATGGAAATACATGACATGACTCGTAGCAAGACAAATCGCAAAGTACAGTGTGATGTTTTCCAGCCTTCCTTCtgttgtgtctttttgtgtggCAGAGAACTGGCACAGGAGTTGGCCCTAAACAACTGAAGGAAATGTTCTCTGTTAAGAAagtaaagcctcttacacacaatcggacttccagctgacttttccatggattttggtccgaaggggcgacttatgcaaacgacgtaaaacgtgaaaaatttgatgcTGTtcggacgtccatacctaacagtggtacgcctcatagagcaggggtaactttacgcccaaaaaagccttacgtaaacaacgtaaaaaaatgcgccgtgcgcggcgtatctagctccttaccatatttgatgcgtaaatcgacggaagcgccacctagcggccagcataaatatgcaacttagatacgacggcgtaagagacttacgccggtcggatctaagacaaatttttgtgtaactgattctaagaatcaggcgcatagatacgacgcctcacactcagagttacgacggcgtatctggagatacgccggcgtaactcctacgagaatctgggccacagtgtgtacTTCTAAACCTCTTGGTTCCAGGTACAAGGATTTTTAGCTGGTATTCCAACTGTCCTCTTTCTGCCTTGGCTACTTCTATGATTTCTAGTCCAACTGAGAAAAAACATTAGGTTTATTTAGGCAACGCAAATTACAGTGACTGTGTTCAAAGTGCAGTATTCCTTACAACAAATCACAATTCATCTTTTTAATGATTTTATTCCAGTAAAATGTAATCTGAGTTAGTACACTTTGTTTAGTATCAATGCAATCTGGTTTATTGAGTAAGCCTTCATTTATCAATCACTAACAGTTTTTGTGGAATATTTTTAATTCCcagtgaatttttatttatttttttctgcagtggtatgCAAGAAGAATCTGGATAGTACCACAGTTGCAATTCATGGGAATGAGATCTACTGCAAGTCATGCTATGGGAAGAAACATGGGCCTAAAGGATATGGATTTGGACAGGGTGCAGGCACTCTAAGTATGGACCGGGGTGAAAGCCTGGGAATCAAGCCTGAAGAGTATGTTTATTTTGATATTTACTGATACTGAGTCATGTTTTCATTTCTTGAATtgaattaaacccaaaaccaaaaattgttatatatggTAGCTCgccaatgcgtttttttttttgcctctgttTGCACCTGATTTAGCCAGTAACGCACCTCCTGTAATAGTGCCCCTACTATGGAGCAggggcagcattgtcagtctaggggggggggggggggtagatgcaCTGGCACTTTGGCAGAGTTGGATAAAAATTGAAGGAacagtgtttgtgtgttttttttatttatttatatataccgtatttgctggtgtataagacgactcggcgtataagacgaccccctaattttccagccaaaatgttggttttgggatatactcgccgtataagactctccccttcctactagtcatgcctcgcctcacggtgccaccattacatgccagactgtgccccattacatgccagactgtgccccattacatgccagactatgccccattacattacCCCTCCATTGTGCTGTTCTCCCCGTCCGCGCTgcactccgtgtcccccctcgctgtgcccttaccatatccacatgcagaatcgcggccgtactgtacgttttttcataagccgcgcctcctacgtcttctgttccgtgataggcggaacagtcagcttcccaggaggcactgtgttcagtgttcgcctatcacggaggccctctcgtccgaggacgagagggcctctgtgataggcggacactaaacacaggacgagagggcctccgtgataggcggacactgaacacagtgcctcctgggaagctgagtgttccacctatcacggaacagaagatgtaggaggcgcggcttttgaaaaaacatacggccgcgattctgcatgtctttaggataaggtaaggttaggttaccggcgtataagacgacccccgactttcaaGAAgcttttaaggggttagaaagtcatcttatacgccggaaaatacggtatatataatgtgtgtgtgtgtgtgtgtgtgtgtgtgtgtatatataattactTTTTATTCAACCTGGCAGGGCTGAACGAAAAACTGAACGCTcaggaggagccactgtactaactattCAGTGTTGgcacagcaatctcccctgctgtgctattgtgttctgacagggggacggccccCGTCAAAGCACTCCGGTTAGcgttctcagccattggctgagagcgctgatcaggagcAGATCAGCTGACCTTCTTTCGGTCATGTCCCTTCCACTGTCGGACTGACTGCAGTACAGTCCCTGTTGTAgatatgtaaatatattttattttttactcgtAACACAGGTCTGCGAAACATCAGCCTACAAACAATCCGAATGCTTCCAAGTTCGCACAGAAAGCGGGAGGTGCTGATGTGTGTCCTCGCTGCTCAAAGACTGTGTATGCTGCTGAAAAGGTGATCGGTGGAGGAAATGTAAGTGTTATGCCCTTTTCATTTATAATGAGTGGATCAGACACTAGAAGCGTGTCTCCTCTTTGTACAGGAAATTACAGCACGTGCAACAGATTCCTATATCTGTCAGAAAGATGTACATTAGGCCGGCAATAgacggagcaaatttctttcctgcagccaaAGAAATTTGTTTGCTTTGTCCCACTATTGCTAGCGGCTGCCATATTTCTCCTTTAATAAAAACTTGTTTATTGTAGTACAACAGATAGAAATGCAGCCTTTACATAGAGGACCATGTATGAACAATGGTATGCCTGAAAAGATGTGCCTTCTTCACTTGTCTTGCTCCAGTCAGTAGCACAATGACAGGCTTGCCTCACCATTGGATCAAAGCAGTACTTGTTCACCTGCAGATTGGCTTTGGACTTCTTGTGGCTTTTATCCAGTGGTACCACAAGCCTGTCATTGTGCCACTGACTGAAGCACAGACAGGTGAAGAAGATGGATCTTTATTGGGCATACCACTCATCATAAACTATCCTTTCATATTGAGGTTGCACTTATATCTAAGTAATAAATATATCAGTTGGCCCTTGCTCCCTCTCTAAGGCCTCTTTTACATTTGTGCAAAAAAGGATACCCACCACCAAAATGAACGCAGCCCAATCACTTGTAGTTGTGATGCACTGGTGTGGTGTTTAAGGGGTTAAGACGGGCAGTCAAATGCCCTTTTGAAGAGCAATCCGAACATGGATTGTTCTTGAGTTGGGAACGCAAAAGTAAACAAGGTCTTAGATAGATGTTCACAGTGAATCTCAATGTACTACCATCTCAAGTCAAAGCTTTCAGTAATGGACCTACAGATGTTCATATAAGATGACCGTTGTAGGATGTCGACATAGttaaaagtaccgtattttccggtgtatgatgactttttgcatctaaaatcatgccccaaaattcgagggtcgtcttatacactgggtacctgtctgtcagacgacggccatccattatttaaaaaccacgcctcctcctcagactgttccgtgataggcggaacacaagtgttccgcctatcacggatgccttctcatcctcgtcctcggacgagaggacatccgttataggcagaacactgaacagatgctctgctgggaaaattggtgttctgtctatcacagaacagcctgaggaggaggcgcggcttttgaataatggacgcccgctgcctgagaaactctgcaaacaggagaaggtaggaagatcgtcgaggcaggcataaggcacagtgaggcaggcataatggcacattgaggcaggcataatggcacagtgaggggtcgtcttatacagtgagtatatcccaaaaccagcattttagctggaaaattagggggtcgtcttatgcgCCCAGTCGTCttgtacgccggcaaatacggtacttgtcAGTCCCTGCACATCAGTAAGTGTATTGAAAAGGCAGGAAAGTAGTCCAATGTGCAGAAGCATAGTTATTAGCTGTCTATGCCCCGGCACAATTGACAGCCACAGTACTGCTGTCCATTATGCTTGCATTGCTCAAATGGCTCTTGCTGTGAAGTCAGCgcagtaaggctgctttcacactgaggcgctactgtgctaaaaatagcgcctgcaatgcgccctgaAAGAGACGCTCCTTTCTAtcgagtgtgaaagcctgagggctttcacactagagcattgcgctggcaggacggtaaaaaatgtcctaccagccgcatctttgaggagcGGTAAAAATGgcgtccctgcccattgaaatcaatggggtagcGCGGCCGtaccgcctgcaaaccgcccattGCAGCGGCGTTTTGCGGGCGGGTTTAGcccttttttcggccgctagcaaggGTTCAAAtctccccgctagcggccgaaaatcgCAGCAAACACGactgtaaagcactgctaaaaatggcggcgctttactgccagcgcaccaagcacctcagtgtgaaagtaccctgaACCACAAGTAGAATACTGATTACAGACCTTTTTTTTCAATATGAACATTTTATCTAAGAAAAGAAGGGGGCGCCAGctgatttatttgtttgtttctgtttttgtaTAATTGGTGGAATATCTAGAGCAATTAGGCTGCTGCTGATTAGAGATGGGCTCTGGCGTCCTTCAAACTCTATCTGAACTTCAaagttgtgctttttttttttttttttttcagtccaaTCAGCTTAATGTCATTGATCATTAGTCTATATAAAGCCATTGACGTCACCAGCATCCTAAACCTTTGTATACATGTGTTGCAAGGCGATGAATGAATGCCCAAACTCCTCTCTAATGCTTCTGTATCCCCCAATAGACCAcattataaatgttttaaatataccCACCATGGAAATGTATAACAATAATGTGCAAATATATCCTCTCTGCTCCCCATTTGCTGAAATGTTGGGGAAAACATCTTTATTTTCCCTGTCTTTCAATCCATAACGTAAAATCCTTCCATGCTCCACATCCAGTTCATCAGTGTTTCCTGTACCATAAACGTCTGCAATTCACCACAAATCTGTGCATACACCCATGGCCGTCttaattggaccctgggcaaaaaaaatcagGTGTAGAGCAAATTCttactctccacctgctctgagacctacaattaatatcagctagacttaaaatcagtttactgatcAGGCGGCTATTGCGATTAGTTgccagcatatcattaccacttactgactggttgctaaaggttacatcACACATTagtgctcactgattagttgctagaggttacagcacacattagtgctcactgattagttgctagaggttacagcacatgatttcatcttattgattggttgctagagattactgtacagtaatactgctcactggttgctagaggttacagcacatcatctcttcactgcagaggggcatgatgtacatatgaatgccgccttttatttacatatgaatgcagctgtcctcagctatttacatatgaatgcttccattatttacatatgaatggcagttatttacatgtaaacacagggtctgcaggtgagtcatctgtacacaacaatagggcagcattagtagcagcacttcacactgagatatcaggacacagcaaaagactaaaacttcaagggaatttaaactgtgatagttggcaagtatgaggcagctgctttgggccccacaacaatgacagggcccagggcagcttccccttttgccctgccttaaagatggccctgcatacACCCCAGTGGAAATAAACTCACCAGATTAAAATGTTCCATCAAGAAACCGATCTCCAAGCGCTTGTATTACAAACGCATTTATCTCCTATGACAGATGATAACCACCAGCAACCCTCAAGGGCGTCATGAAACAAAAAAGAGGATCCATCATAGTTTAACCAAATGTATTAATGATGCAAATGTGTTATCCTAACATTAATATGGCTGTAACTTAGTGTAAAATGACTGCAATTGTTTGGATTGATGTGCGCTGAAGTATATAATTGCTCATTGTTCATTTATGTTTACGTATAGTAGTGATTATTTTATAATTAAGCCTGATTATATTCTTCATGTGTCTTTTAGTCTTGGCACAAGGCTTGCTTTCGTTGTGCTAAATGCGGGAAAGGTTTGGAATCCACTACACTGGCAGATAAGGAAGGAGAGATATTCTGCAAAGGTATTTTATGTTCACTGTTAATGTATTGAATACACTTTGTTGAGAGATATAACATTTCAGGCTAAGGAGACAACATGGTAATAAGACAGATACCCAGTAGGCTATTACAATTTGAAAATCAAAAATATTCAGATGATCTGACCCGATTGTTTATCTATTCTTATCTTATGCTCAATAAAAGtcgttttgattaaaaaaaaaaaaaaaaatattcagatgGCAAAGGggctccaggtttttttttttcataaaataaataaatatgttctacttacctgctctatgcaaggCTATTGCTCAGAGCGTTCTCTTGGCTCCTTTTCTGGGGCTTCCTGCCGGAATTCTCCACtcctgagtgagtaacttgtatagcgctgcaaatgtgaactaaattgcctcaaggcgcttatttccatccagtgtcaTCCTTAACCTTCAGGGATAGGTGGGTCTTAAGCTTttccctgaaggcccgatggttttcctccatgcggatgtttgtgggtagagcattccatagccgcggtccttggactgcaaatcttcgttctcccttcaaTTTGTaccgggatgtggaggaggttttggttggttgatcggagaacgcgattgggaggTGTAGTGTTTAATTTTCTCACACAAGTATTGAGGAGTGTTTCCTTGTGGGTgaagcagagggtcttgaatatgatccgatcctttacggttagccaaaCAAGGGTCCTCTGGGAAGGGGTGATGGATTGCCGGGGTTTTTTcccccgttaccagtctggctgccatgttttggacgacttgtaggcataaaatctggtatttgggtagttctatgtagagggagtttgcgtagttgagTCCTCCTCAGAATGCTCCCTCAGTAAGCGgtgacacacacagggaacatggcTTCTCAGTATGTTTGTTTTGCTTGTAAATAGAGTTATTCTttattaattctttatttttccctgTCCCCAGGATGCTACGCAAAGTGCTTTGGTCCAAAAGGCTTTGGTTTCGGACAGGGTGCTGGTGCTTTAGCCCACACCTAATCAACAGATCTTCCCAACTTGTCCTTGCCTACCATCAGACAAAGTTAAACGATCAGTGACAGACGCAGTTGCTTCTCACTGCTAccaattacatgctgcagcttAAGATTCTTTTATGTGCAGAGGTGTGTCTACAAATATATGAAAtgtatcagttaaatttaaaatctgTATTCAATTCTAATAGGATGTCATAATACGAAATAAAGTGTACTGAGGTCCATTTGACCAGTTGTAAGATTGCCGTATGGAAAAAATTGGAGACTGCAAAATTACTActgcaaaatacattttatgCTTTTGTATAGTATTACTCGCACACCTAAAGAGCAGCTATATATAATGTTTACGTACAGCTTGTTGATGCCTTTTGAACACTAATGACcggaaaaaaacatgctgaaCCTGGGATTTATTTGGCTATTTTTGTataaattttgcaatttttttaatggcAAGCAATTGTAATGTGCAGCTGTTGACTGGCTTTTTCACGCCGCATTAGTGGTTTtcacataaatataataaaagtaTATTTATAACACTGTTtctctattacattttttttgcttaaaaaaaaaaaaacgtgttcaaTCCTTCTAAAAGCAGCATGGatcattttattaaaatgtatatatttgtacTTGTCTCAGCAGTCTCTGAAATTATACCAGTATGACATGTTGCCTTTTTTTAGCACTTCAATGAAAAATCTGCTCTCGGGAGACAAATTAATGATTGAAGCCATTGCAAAGCTTGGCTTCTGTGCCCAAACAGTACCCTCTAGTGGTGGCAAGGAACAAAACCGCTTATTAGTGGAAAACAGGAATGTAAACACATGGTCAGGCCGTGTTGCTGGATACAGGATATGTCTTGGGTTAATATAACCCACTATATGCCAGTCTTTTTACATATCGCATAGACATATACCGGTACatgtataatttttattgaaagtgCAGTTATACTTTTAACTTGGCAAAACCTGTTCTTAAATGTGCATCTTTGCCTCAGTCAACCTTTCTGAGACGAGGGCCTGGTAAAttggtccaaaagaaaaaaaaaaggttatactTGTACAATAAACGTGTGGGCATGCAAAAtgtgtatttaaaatgtattcaaCTGGGCGTACTGAGTAGGTAACTAATTTAAATAGACATAGTGGGATTATGGCCTTTAGAGAATGGCCACCCAAATCAGGGGTATCAGAAGAATAATGGGCCTTAAAGGAGATTGGCCCCcaaatcattgatgtcagtggaatagTAAGTCCCAGTGGAtaatacccccctcccctcccaatcattggtgtcagtggaatagtgGTCCCCAGGGTGGAATagccccatagctcccaactgtccctgatttggagcaatgtccctctttccttctaatttgtcccttattttggtctgatttatatggttgcttaaccacttaaggaccgccgcacgatatacgtcgacagaatggcacggctaggcacatggacgtacaggtacagccCCTTttagagcccagccatgggtcgcgagcaCGCTGCTGTCGGCGCACtcatgacccggtccgaagctgccaGACCCGATCGGGCCACAGGAGCTgatgaacggggagaggtgagtgtaaaccttccccgttcttctctgtggcagtgtcagtgatcgtctgttccctgtcatagatcagtgatgtcacacttccagccacgccccccctacagtaagaaacacatattaggtcactcttaacccctacagcgccccctattggttaaccccttcactgccattgtccttttcacaataatcggtgcatttttatagcacttttcgctgtgaaaatgacattggtcccaaaaatgtgtcaaaagtgtctgatgtggccgccataatgtcgcagtcacgaaaaaaatcactgatcgccgccattactagtaaaaaaaaaaataaaaaaaaataaaaatgccataaactatcccctattttgcgcaaaccaatcaatagacgcttattgctatataatattatttatatatatatatatatatatatatatatataaattttaccaaaattatgtagaagaaaacatatcggcctaaactgaggggaaaaaaaatgggccagactcacagaggagatacgacggcgtatctcctgatacgccgtcgtatctctgagagtatctatgcggctgattcatagaatcagttacgcatagatagccctaagatccgacaggtgtaattgacttgcaccgtcggatcttaggatgcaatacttcggccgctgctcggtggagtttgcgtcgttttccagcgtggggtatgcaaattagcttttacggcgatccacgaaggtacgcgc comes from Rana temporaria chromosome 2, aRanTem1.1, whole genome shotgun sequence and encodes:
- the CSRP1 gene encoding cysteine and glycine-rich protein 1, with product MPNWGGGKTCSVCQKAVYFAEEVQCEGGSFHKSCFLCMVCKKNLDSTTVAIHGNEIYCKSCYGKKHGPKGYGFGQGAGTLSMDRGESLGIKPEESAKHQPTNNPNASKFAQKAGGADVCPRCSKTVYAAEKVIGGGNSWHKACFRCAKCGKGLESTTLADKEGEIFCKGCYAKCFGPKGFGFGQGAGALAHT